In a single window of the Octopus sinensis linkage group LG1, ASM634580v1, whole genome shotgun sequence genome:
- the LOC118763786 gene encoding uncharacterized protein LOC118763786 has product MTGEERNIRQKLFDTLASVELVFILDLGVALVFILDLGVALVFILDLGVALFFILDLGVALVFIHDLGVALFFILDLGVALFFILDLGVVLFFILDLGVTLVFIHDLGVALFFILDLGVALFFILDLGVALVFIHDLGVALFFILDLGVALFFILDLGVALFFILDLGVALFFILDLGVALFFILDLGVALFFILDLGVTLFFILDLGVVLFFILDLGVALFFILDLGVALVFIHDLGVALFFILDLGVVLFFILDLGVALVFIHDLGVALFFILDLSVVLFFILDLGVALVFIHDLGVALFFILDLSVVLFFILDLGVVLFFILDLGVALFFILDLGVVLFFILDLGVVLFFHILDLGVVLFFILDLGVVLFFILDLGVALFFILDLGVELFFILDLGVALFFILDLGVALFFILDLGVALFFILDLGVALFFILDLGVTLFFILDLGVALFFILDLGVALFFILDLGVTLFFILDLGVVLFFILDLGVALFFILDLGVVLFFILDLGVELFFILDLGVVLFFILDLGVVLFFILDLGVVLFFILDLGVVLFFILDLGVALFFILDLGVELFFILDLGVALFYHI; this is encoded by the exons ATGacaggagaagaaagaaatatacgTCAAAAGCTCTTTGATACATTAGCTA GTGTGGAGTTAGTTTTTATACTTGATCTAGGTGTGGCGTTAGTTTTCATACTTGATCTAGGTGTGGCGTTAGTTTTCATACTTGATCTAGGTGTGGCGTTATTTTTCATACTTGATCTAGGTGTGGCGTTAGTTTTCATACATGATCTAGGTGTGGCGTTATTTTTCATACTTGATCTAGGTGTGGCGTTATTTTTCATACTTGATCTAGGTGTGGTGTTATTTTTCATACTTGATCTAGGTGTGACGTTAGTTTTCATACATGATCTAGGTGTGGCGTTATTTTTCATACTTGATCTAGGTGTGGCGTTATTTTTCATACTTGATCTAGGTGTGGCGTTAGTTTTCATACATGATCTAGGTGTGGCGTTATTTTTCATACTTGATCTAGGTGTGGCGTTATTTTTCATACTTGATCTAGGTGTGGCGTTATTTTTCATACTTGATCTAGGTGTGGCGTTATTTTTCATACTTGATCTAGGTGTGGCGTTATTTTTCATACTTGATCTAGGTGTGGCGTTATTTTTCATACTTGATCTAGGTGTGACGTTATTTTTCATACTTGATCTAGGTGTGGTGTTATTTTTCATACTTGATCTAGGTGTGGCGTTATTTTTCATACTTGATCTAGGTGTGGCGTTAGTTTTCATACATGATCTAGGTGTGGCGTTATTTTTCATACTTGATCTAGGTGTGGTGTTATTTTTCATACTTGATCTAGGTGTGGCGTTAGTTTTCATACATGATCTAGGTGTGGCGTTATTTTTCATACTTGATCTAAGTGTGGTGTTATTTTTCATACTTGATCTAGGTGTGGCGTTAGTTTTCATACATGATCTAGGTGTGGCGTTATTTTTCATACTTGATCTAAGTGTGGTGTTATTTTTCATACTTGATCTAGGTGTGGTGTTATTTTTCATACTTGATCTAGGTGTGGCGTTATTTTTCATACTTGATCTAGGTGTGGTGTTATTTTTCATACTTGATCTAGGTGTGGTGTTATTTTTTCATATACTTGATCTAGGTGTGGTGTTATTTTTCATACTTGATCTAGGTGTGGTGTTATTTTTCATACTTGATCTAGGTGTGGCGTTATTTTTCATACTTGATCTGGGTGTGGAGTTATTTTTCATACTTGATCTAGGTGTGGCGTTATTTTTCATACTTGATCTAGGTGTGGCGTTATTTTTCATACTTGATCTAGGTGTGGCGTTATTTTTCATACTTGATCTAGGTGTGGCGTTATTTTTCATACTTGATCTAGGTGTGACGTTATTTTTCATACTTGATCTAGGTGTGGCGTTATTTTTCATACTTGATCTAGGTGTGGCGTTATTTTTCATACTTGATCTAGgtgtgactttatttttcatacttgATCTAGGTGTGGTGTTATTTTTCATACTTGATCTAGGTGTGGCGTTATTTTTCATACTTGATCTAGGTGTGGTGTTATTTTTCATACTTGATCTAGGTGTGGAGTTATTTTTCATACTTGATCTAGGTGTGGTGTTATTTTTCATACTTGATCTAGGTGTGGTGTTATTTTTCATACTTGATCTAGGTGTGGTGTTATTTTTCATACTTGATCTAGGTGTGGTGTTATTTTTCATACTTGATCTAGGTGTGGCGTTATTTTTCATACTTGATCTGGGTGTGGAGTTATTTTTCATACTTGATCTAGGTGTGGcgttattttatcatatttga